The Sinorhizobium alkalisoli genomic interval GGAGGCGCTGATCGCCGCCGTGCGCGGCACCCCTTCGATCCGCGTGCTGGAAGGTTACGTGGTTGAGGAACTGGTGCGCGAAGGCCGTTTCATTTCCGGTGTCGTGGCCAGGCCTGATGCCGGTCAGTCGAAGAGGCGGGTATCCTTTCCGGCGCGCGCCGTCGTCCTCTGCTCGGGCGGTGTCGGTCACCTCTTCGCGGTTACCACCAATCCCTGGGAGGCTTGTGGCCAGGGCGTGGGCATGGCGGCGCGGGCCGGCGCCATCATCGCCGATCCCGAATTCGTGCAGTTCCACCCGACCGCGATCAATATCGGCAAGGATCCGGCACCGCTCGCCACCGAGGCGCTGCGCGGCGATGGCGCCATTCTCGTCAATTCCAAAGGCCAACGCTTCATGCTCGACATTCATCCGGACGGAGAGCTTGCCCCGCGCGATGTCGTTTCCCGCGGCGTCTTCGCCGAAGTGCAGGCCGGGCGCGGCGCCTTCCTCGATTGCACCAGGGCCGTCGGCAAGCATTTCCCCGAGATGTTTCCGACCGTCTATGCCTCCTGCATCGCGGCCGGCATAGACCCGGTGGAACAGCCGATCCCGGTCGCGCCGGCGGTGCACTACCATATGGGCGGCGTGCTCACCGACGGAGAGGGGAGGACCTCGATCGATGGCCTCTGGGCTGCGGGCGAAGTCACTTCCACCGGCGTCCACGGCGCCAATCGGCTTGCCTCGAATTCGCTCCTTGAAGCGGTCGTCTTTGCCGCGCGCATCGCCGACAACATCAAGGGCGCCCTGCCGGCGCCGAAGCTCACCGAATGGGGCGACAATGCCGGCGAGAACGACGATCCGGTGACGGTCGACGACAGTCCGCCATTCAAGCGCTTGCGTGCGCTGATGAGCGAGTGCGTCGGCGTCGTGCGCACGCGCGAGAGCCTGGCTCGTTCCATCCGCGAGATCGCCGAGCTGGAGCGCGCCAACACGCGGTTGCGCTTCGCCAATATCGTCACCACGGCCAAGCTCATCGCCGTTGCCGCCTTGCAGCGCTCGGAGAGCCGGGGCGGCCATTTCCGCGCCGATTGCCCGGAAGAGCGACCCGAATGGCGGCGCCGCACCTATTTGACACTGGCGCAGGCGGAGCGGCTGGCGGCCGAGGTCGCCGAAACCGAGCCGGCGTGACCCCGCGCCACCGTGGATTCAGACAATGGGGAACTCCGTCATGACCGTCGCCCTTCGTCCCGAACTCCCCGCTCTCATGGTCGAGGAGCAGGTGAGAAACGCTCTATTGGAAGACCTCGGCCGCGCTGGCGACATCACCACGCTTGCGACCGTCGGACCGGATATGGCGGCCACGGCCGAAATGCGCGGGCGCGAAGCGGGCGTCATTGCGGGCCTGGAACTGGCACGCACCGCCTTCCGCCTCATCGATCCGTCGATCAGTTTCGAAGCCCTGGTTAACGAGGGGGAACGCGTGGCAGCGGGAACGGCCATCGCCCGGATATCCGGTCGCGCCCGCTGCCTGCTGTCGGCGGAGCGCGTAGCGCTCAATTTTCTTATGCATCTGTCGGGCATCGCCAGCTATACGGCAAAATTCGCCGACGAGATTGCCCACACGGCGGCGAAGGTCTGCTGCACGCGCAAGACCATCCCCGGCCTGCGGGCGCTCGAGAAATATGCCGTGCGCCTCGGCGGCGGCTCCAACCACCGCTACGGGCTCGATGACGCGGTGCTGATCAAGGACAATCACATCGCGGTTTCCGGAGGGGTCGCCGACGCCATCCGCGCCGCGCGCGCCTATTGCGGTCATCTGGTGAAGGTCGAGGTCGAGGTCGATGGCCTCGCTCAGATGCGCGAGGCGCTGACCGCCGGGCCGGACGTGATCCTGCTGGACAATATGGATCCGGACCTGCTCCGCGAAGCCGTCTTGATAAACGCCGCTCATTGGGGACTCGGCGCCGCCGTATACCCGGGCGATCCGCGCCGCACCCGGCTCGAGGCCTCCGGCAATGTCAAGATCGACACGATCCGCGCGATTGCCGAAACGGGCGTCGACTATATCTCCACCTCGAAGATCACCATGGCGGCGCCGACGCTCGATATCGGGCTCGATATTTCGATCTAGCCGAACCCAAGCCAGCGGTGGCTCCGGCAAAATCCATCCGGGCAGGGGAACGAGGTCGGCAGCCATGCGTTGCCGTCTTGGAGCCGAGAGCAAGGAAGGATTGATGATGATCAGGACGATAGCTGTCGTCGCCTTCGCGGCGGGACTGGCAACCGCTGCGGCCGCACAACAATCATCTCAGACGGCAACCGCCGATTTCATCGGCAAGGATCGCAAGGAGACGGGGCGGGCGACCCTGACGGCCGGCGGCAAGGGCGTGCTGTTTGAGGTGGAGGTCAGCGGCCTGCCGAAGGACACCTGGGTTGCCTTCCACGTGCACGAAATGGGGAATTGCGACCCTGCGGAGAGCTTCAAGTCTGCGGGAAGCCACTTTGCCGGTGAAGACGAAAACGCCGAACACGGATTCCTCGCGGCAAACGGCCCGCATGCCGGCGATCTGCCGAACCAATATGTCGGCGCCGACGGTGTCCTGCGTGCCCACGTGTTCAACAGCTTCGTATCGCTTGATGAAACGGGGACGGCGATCCGCGGCCGCGCTTTGGTGATCCACCAGAATTCCGACGACAACCGCAGCCAGCCGGACGGCGGTGGCGGCGAACGATTGGCCTGCGCCGTCATCAGGTGACGTTTATCGGCCTCCGACCTTAAGGCCCGGAGCGGGCCGCTCGTCGAGAATTTGCCGTCTGAAGCGGAAAAGCGCCGCGGGCCGGCCACCGGTCGACGCCAGCGTTCCTCCCGTGGCTTCGACGAGTTCGGCGCCCTCGACCAGCCGACGAAAATTCTGTTTGTGTAGGTGCTGGCCGGAGATTGCCTCCACAGTCGCCTGCAGATGGGTCAACGTGAATTCCGGCGGCATCAGTTCGAAGACGACGGGCCTGTACTTGATCTTGCCGCGCAGCCGGGCGATGGCGGTGGCAACGATGCGGCGATGATCGTGCCGCATGGCGAGCCCGACCGCCGAACCGCCGGGGCCGCGGCAATGACCGTCGATCACGGCCTCCCGCACCAGCCCCGCCTCGTAAAGCAGCTCGTACCGCTCCAGCACGCGCTCCTCGTCCCAGGGGAAGTCATCGAGACCGAAAGCGAGGCGCAGGCGCGCTCGGCGCTGTGCGCTCGAGACGGATTTCTCCTTGTCGGCCTGGGCAATCTTCCATTGGGCGAGCGCAGGCAGGATCGCCTGGTCGAGAATTGCCGGGCGACCCTGCCGCCAGTCTTCCCAAGGCAGATAACGGTACCAGTCCCGCCAATGGGCGCCTGCCTCCGCCAGCCGTTCGTTGTTCTCGGCGTCGGTGCGCGTCAGCGCGAGATAGCCGACGGAGACCATGTGCTTGCCTTCCTCGCCAGGAAGACGCTGCCGACCGCGATCGCCGAAGGTATAGAGCTGCTCGATATAGCCGAGCTTCAGCGCGGTCCGCTTCTCGACGCGGGCGCGAAGGCTCTCCTCGAAAGTGCGGTGGCGCGCCGGATCGAAGGGCCCGAAGGGCAGGCCGTCGCGCACGTCGCCATCGGTTTCGCTGACGGCGAGAATGCGCGGGCTGCGGTTGACGACGGCGACGATGACCGCATTGAGGCCGATCTCGACCGTAGCGGGTTGTGCGTCAGCCGGCATGCATGGACATCTCCGGGCGAAGTGGCAGGAGGAAGGGCGCATTGCCGTCGGCCTCCGCGCCGCGGCCGATGGCTCGTACCGCCGCGATCAGCCTTCCCTTGCGCGATAACGCATGATCCCCAATTTCCACCAGCCGGGTGTTCGGCGTCGCGAAGGGCGACACCACCCGCAGCCGCGTCGCCAGCACCACGTCGTCCTGATCGGGCTCGACGGCAAGTGCCGCGATCAGCGCTGCGGCCGGTGAGCGCGAAACGCCCATCCAGCAATGGACGAGGAGCGGTCGCGCACGATCCCATTGCCGCGCGAATTCGACGATCTGCTCGACGTGGGTCTCCTGCGGCGCTACGAGGTCGCCCGTCCCGGCGAAGCTGATGTCGTTGACGCCGATCGTCAGATGTTTCGTGCCGTCGATCACCGCAGGGCGATGGAAATCCTGCCCCTTCGCAAGCAGGCTGACCATTTCGCGGCAGCGGTGGCGAACCGCCATTTCCGCTATGCGTGCGAGCGGCGACACGACGATGCCTGTCATGTCACGCTCTCGTGCTTCGCCTTGGCGCGCTCATTCTCGAGCGTGCCGAAACGGGCGGAAAAAAGGCGTTGTGCCTCGATCGCCGGCAGCGGATCGATCAGCAGGGTCTCGCGCGTAATGCCGCGCGGCTGACCGAAGAACCTCCGGGCCTCTTCGGGCGAGAAGCCTGCAATTTCCGTCGCCTCGAAATAGGCGGCGACGCGGTCGGCCTTCTTGATCCGATCCTTAAGTTCCCTGGGCGTGTGCGCCGGCAGACCGAAGCGCAGATGCACCGCGCTCTCCAGGCGGTTTTCCACCGCCTTATAGCCGCCACCGACCACGGCCTTGAAAGGTGAGATCATATCGCCGATCACATATTCCGGCGCATCGTGGAGCAGCGCCATCAGGCAGTCGTCGGCACTGCAGCGATTGGTGCGCCGGAAAATCTCCTCTACGAGCAGGCTGTGCTGGGCGACGGAAAAGGCGTGATCGCCGGTCGTCTGCCCGTTCCAGCGCGCAACGCGGGCGAGTCCGTGGGCGATGTCGGCCAGTTCGACGTCGAGCGGCGAGGGGTCGAGCAGATCGAGCCGCCGACCGGAAAGCATCCGTTGCCAGGCTCGCGCATTCGTCATGCGCTTGCCTCATCGGTATCCGCCGGAAAGACGAGTCCGGTCCAGCCGGGCAGCGTCAGCATCACGGGCACATCGCCGGCAAGGATCGCTTCCCCCTTCGCCATCGCTTCCCCCGCCTTGTCGATGCGCACGATCGCGAGCCCGGCCTTGTCGCGCACCGTCCCGAGCGCGCCGATCGGCCGCCCGGAGGCGGAGATGCTCGTGCCCGTCGGCGGGAGGGCCATTTCGCCGGCGACGATCACCACGCGGCGCCGGGCCGAGCCGCGGTGCTGCATGCGCGAAACGACCTCCTGCCCGACATAGCAACCCTTGCGGAAGGATAGACCGCCATTCAGATCCATCAGCACATCGTGGGGAAAGGCGTCCTGCAAGGCATAGTCCCGACCGGCGACAGCGACGCCCGCCGCGATCCTCAGACCGTCGAGATCGGCGACGGTCGCGTCGGCTTCGGCCGTCTCGGCATAAATCCGGAACACCGGCGTGCCGGCCTTTTCAAAACGGTGGTCGCGATAGCTGCCGCTCGGTCGCTCCTCGCCGAAGACGACCGTCACCGGCGCTGGCGAGGCGAGCGAGAGTTCCACCGCTGATCTGAGCTTGTACATGGTCAGGCGCTTTAGAAGCACCTCGGCCTGATCGCTCGTCGTCTCCAGCCGGAATTTGTCGCCGTCGCGGGAGATCAGAAACTCGAAAAAAATCTTGCCCTGCGGGGTCAGAAGGGCACCGGGACTCGCTTCGCCCTCGGCCAGCGAACCGATATCGGTGGTGACCAGGCCCTGCAACAGCGCTTCTGCGTCCTGTCCGGAAACGCGGATCACTGCACGGTTGTCAAGGCAGAGCTTCGGCATGGCTTCGAATCCTGTTCTGTTTCTCGAACAGGTAGGATTTCCGGTGGGCAAGAGCAAGCGTGCCGGTCAATCGCCGGCGACGAAGAACCTCCATCGGCCGTCGGGCGCAATGCCCACACGATAGAAATTGTAGTTGCCGAGTTCCTCCATGCCGGCGAAGTCACCGGCTGTGACGAGGCGGAACAGATCGACCTTCTCCGGTGGCGTCAGGGACGACAGAGGTTTCTCGGCAAAATAGGGCCAGATATAGGCCTCCTCAGGCGTGCCCTTGTCCGCAAGAACGAAAGCAGTCGAAAGCACGTCGAGGAGGATCGCCAGAATTTCGACGCCGTCCTGGTCGCCGGACAGGCCCTTCAGCACCGCAATCGGATCCTCCTCGCCGGCGGCGCCGGAGACTTGCGTCTGGGTCGGACCCTTGCCGAGCAGGGGGCGCAGCCTCTCGATGTCTCCGGACGCAGCGGCTTCGACGATCAGTTCGCGCATGCGGACGACGGGTGCCGGTAGTTTCGAAACATCCGTCAGCACCTCGACCGGCTCGACCACCTCCGGTGCAGCCTCTTCGATGGCCTCTCCCGCCCCTTCGTTCACCAACGGGTCAGGTGTTGGAATCTCAAGCGGGACGGCCTCTTCGGGCGCCTCTCGAGGTGCCGGTGCATCGCTCTGCCCGTCGGCAACGGGAGCGGGGGCCGGTCGCAATTCGCTGAGCGCGAATGCAGGCGCAACCGCGGTCGGTGACAGGACGACACCTGCCAGCAGCAGCGCAACGAGGCGCACCGGTGTCGCCCGGTAAGCTGAAGTCCGGCTCATGGGCAGTCCTGGCGTTACTGTAGAGTCCGCTGTGGCGAAAATTCTCCAGCGAGCATCCGCTCGCGAAGAGAGTTCAGCATGGCCTCGGCACCCTCTTCGCCGTGGAGCCGAACGGTTTCCCGCATTGCCAGCGCAATGGCCGCGTCGGCGATGATTTCCGGCTCGATTCCGTCGGCCATACCGTCCGCCCAGGCTTCGTTCTGGTGTTCCAGGGCCGCCTGCATTTTTTCGTGGACGATCATGTCGTCAATGTCGGTCAGGCTTGGTTCCATCATTCGATCCATGCGGGTTCCATCAGCTATACTCGGCCTAAGCTAGCGCCTCTCTGCTGAACCGCAACTGAACGGGCAGACAGGCCGGGCACTCCTTACCACTGTCTTAACAACTTAGCAGCCTTTTCCCGAAACGACACGGGCTCGCGGAAAAAGGGGTTAATATCCTGTTAATTCCCGAAGCGTGCCACGATTTCTGAAGCAAGTGTTGCGCCTTCGGCACGGTATCGCGCCTCGGCGAGTGTCGCCGACTCGGTGCAGGCGCTGTAGACGGAGGCAAATGTCCGATAGCCCCGGTTGAAGGCGGCGGTCATGTGCTCGCGTCGTTTCGGTTCGCCTGCCGTCTCACGGTCGATCAACGCCTGCATCGATTGCCGCCAGGTGTCTTCGGGTTTCGCCAGGCAGAGATTGCGCAGGTAATGGACCGAACCCAGTATTTCGGCGAGCCGCAACAGGCGCTGTTCATAGGGCGGCGGTTTCGCCTCGACGGCCGGCGGGGGTGTCTCGGCGGGCGGCGCGTCCTGGGCGGCAGCGGCTGCCGCCAAGGCAAGCGTCACGCAGGTCAGGAACAGCCGTATTGGAAGCGATGCAGCGGTCATCGCTCCATCAAAGCCGAATCGGGTCTGGTTTCAAGCCTGTGCAACGGGAGAACACGAGCATTTTTTGAAGCCCGAGCTGGCGCGAAATACACAACTGGATGCAGGCGGACCATCTTCGATGGATGTCCGCGTCCTATTCCGGGCAGGCCGTCGTCCGGATGCGAACCAGCTTCTCCACGCAGTCACGAACGCTTTTCGGAACGGGCAAGGCAAAGATTTCGTCCGGCGTGAACCAGCCGACATCCAAGGCGTCGTCATTGGCAATAGCTACACAGGCGGCGTCCGCCTCGACCGTGAAGACGGATAGGAGAAAGTGACGGCTCTCGGTTCGTCGCGGGGGAAGGTCGTAAACCTCGAAAAGCACGGGATTGCATCCCCTTATGCCGGTCTCCTCCGCCAACTCGCGAAGGGCGGTTTCCGCCGGCGTTTCGCCGGCCTCGGCGCGACCGCCCGGGAAAGCATACATCTGGGCTGCGGGTGGATTGGCCCGCCGGACGAGGAGATAGCGTCCGTCCCGTTCGAGAATGGCGGAGGAAGCGCGTTCAGGTTGGCTTTGCATAATCCGGATCGAATTGCATGGGGTCGTTGACCCACCTTAAGCGAAGTGCCACATCCCTGTCATGTGCGGACGTTTTGCGCTGACGGCGACGCCGGAAGTATTGGTGGAACTGCTTGGGCTGCTGAAAGTCGAGGGCTTTCCGGCGCGGTTCAATATTGCTCCGACGCAGCCGATCCTTGTCGTCATCGCCACGGAGCGGCCGGAGCCCGGTAGCAATCTGCCGGAGCGCAAGGCGCTCCTCGCACGCTGGGGATTCACGCCGGGCTGGGTGAAGGACCCGCGCAGCTTCCCGCTGCTGATCAATGCCCGTGCCGAAACGGTGGCGGACAAGGCGGCCTTCCGGGGTGCGATGCGGCACCGCCGCATCCTGGTTCCGGCCTCCGGCTTCTACGAGTGGCATCGGCCGCCAAGGGGCAGCCGGGGCGCCTCGCAGGCCTATTGGATCCGGCCGAAGGAGGGCGGTATCGTCGCCTTTGCCGGGCTCATGGAAACCTGGTCGTCAGCGGACGGTTCGGAGGTCGATACCGCAGCCATCCTGACGACCAGCGCCAACAGGGCGGTCAGCCACGTTCACGACCGCATGCCGGTCGTTATCCAACCGCAGGATTTCACGCGTTGGCTCGATTGCAGGAGGCAGGAACCGCGCGAGGTTGCGGATCTCATGGTACCGGCGGCTGAGGAGCTCTTCGAGGCGATCCCCGTCTCCGATCGGGTCAACAAGGTCGGGAATATGGGGCCCGAGCTTCAGGAAGAAGTCACGCCCGCCGCCGGGGCTGCATTGGAGACCGAGGATCCGAGTGGGGACGGGTGCGGCCAGCTGTCGCTGTTCTAGAGGAGGCGCTCACGTGCGGCGCTTGGTGCTCTTAGTGCTCTTGGTGTTCGTCGGCTTGGCCTTGGCTTGCAGGGCGGCAGCGAGCACGGCCTTGATGCCGAGCGGCCGGTATTTCGTGACGAGATCCGCCGCCGGGGTTTTTGTTGTGGTCGCGGCTTTCATTTCACACTCTCCTGTGTTTTCCCGAGTCATGGTAACGCTTCGCTTTCGCATTTGTGCCGAAAGCCGCGTCACTTTTCATTTCCTTGGGAAACAGGATACGGCGCACAACCATGCCTCACGAATCGCTTTCCCGCGTGGCGCTTTCGGATAAGCCAAAACATGACAGATCCGTGGCCATGGGCATCGACGACGACGACTTTCGCTTGCATGCGGCTCGCCTCTTGACCGGGGCGGAGCGACGCGCGATAAGGGGCGCCATGAAGACGGTTATCTGCATAATTTGCCGGAAAATTATTCGCTAGCGCCCCGCTGGCCTGGCCGTTTTCGTCTCCACAATTCCAAGATGACAAAACGTGCGGGCCCCCCGGACGCGCTGTTGCAACGGTTGCATGCAGGCTTGGAGATTTGGGATGGGCGGAATGCCGGTTTTGAAGCTGTACAACACGCTGACGCGGGAGAAGGCCGATTTCCGGCCGATCGACCCTCAAAACGTCCGCATGTATGTCTGCGGACCGACGGTCTACGACTATGCCCATATCGGCAATGCGCGGCCGATCATCGTCTTCGACGTGGTTTTCCGGCTGCTGCGTCATATCTACGGCGAAAGCCAGGTCACCTATGCGCGCAACATCACCGACGTCGACGACAAGATCAATGCACGGGCGTTGCGCGACTATTCCGGCCTTCCGCTGAACGAGGCTATCCGCCGCGTCACGGAATCGACCGAGAAGCAGTTCCTGGAAGACGCCGCGGTGCTCGGCTGCCTCGACCCGACCGTGCAGCCGCGCGCCACCGAAAACATCGCCCAGATGATCGAGATCATCGAGAAGCTCATTGCGAAGGGCCATGCCTACGAGGCCGAAGGCGAGGTGTTGTTCGACACCACGTCGATGGCCGATTACGGGCAGCTTTCCAAGCGCAACCTCGAGGAACAGCAGGCAGGCGCCCGCATCGCCGTCGAGGCCCACAAGCGAAATCCGGGGGACTTCGTGCTCTGGAAGCTCTCGGAGGAGCATGAGCCGGGCTGGGAAAGTCCCTGGGGGCGGGGCCGGCCCGGCTGGCACATCGAGTGCTCGGCGATGAGTGGACGCTAT includes:
- a CDS encoding L-aspartate oxidase, with protein sequence MLTDHFRPQSFNGIDDIVIVGGGLAGLFCALKLAPRPVTVLAAAPIGHGASSAWAQGGIAAAMSTGDTYEKHVADTVAAGAGIVDEKMTRMMVAEGPARIHDLLEYGVPFDRDLEGRLLLSREAAHSERRIVRVKGDMAGRAIMEALIAAVRGTPSIRVLEGYVVEELVREGRFISGVVARPDAGQSKRRVSFPARAVVLCSGGVGHLFAVTTNPWEACGQGVGMAARAGAIIADPEFVQFHPTAINIGKDPAPLATEALRGDGAILVNSKGQRFMLDIHPDGELAPRDVVSRGVFAEVQAGRGAFLDCTRAVGKHFPEMFPTVYASCIAAGIDPVEQPIPVAPAVHYHMGGVLTDGEGRTSIDGLWAAGEVTSTGVHGANRLASNSLLEAVVFAARIADNIKGALPAPKLTEWGDNAGENDDPVTVDDSPPFKRLRALMSECVGVVRTRESLARSIREIAELERANTRLRFANIVTTAKLIAVAALQRSESRGGHFRADCPEERPEWRRRTYLTLAQAERLAAEVAETEPA
- the nadC gene encoding carboxylating nicotinate-nucleotide diphosphorylase; protein product: MTVALRPELPALMVEEQVRNALLEDLGRAGDITTLATVGPDMAATAEMRGREAGVIAGLELARTAFRLIDPSISFEALVNEGERVAAGTAIARISGRARCLLSAERVALNFLMHLSGIASYTAKFADEIAHTAAKVCCTRKTIPGLRALEKYAVRLGGGSNHRYGLDDAVLIKDNHIAVSGGVADAIRAARAYCGHLVKVEVEVDGLAQMREALTAGPDVILLDNMDPDLLREAVLINAAHWGLGAAVYPGDPRRTRLEASGNVKIDTIRAIAETGVDYISTSKITMAAPTLDIGLDISI
- a CDS encoding superoxide dismutase family protein, with the protein product MMIRTIAVVAFAAGLATAAAAQQSSQTATADFIGKDRKETGRATLTAGGKGVLFEVEVSGLPKDTWVAFHVHEMGNCDPAESFKSAGSHFAGEDENAEHGFLAANGPHAGDLPNQYVGADGVLRAHVFNSFVSLDETGTAIRGRALVIHQNSDDNRSQPDGGGGERLACAVIR
- a CDS encoding NUDIX hydrolase encodes the protein MRPSSCHFARRCPCMPADAQPATVEIGLNAVIVAVVNRSPRILAVSETDGDVRDGLPFGPFDPARHRTFEESLRARVEKRTALKLGYIEQLYTFGDRGRQRLPGEEGKHMVSVGYLALTRTDAENNERLAEAGAHWRDWYRYLPWEDWRQGRPAILDQAILPALAQWKIAQADKEKSVSSAQRRARLRLAFGLDDFPWDEERVLERYELLYEAGLVREAVIDGHCRGPGGSAVGLAMRHDHRRIVATAIARLRGKIKYRPVVFELMPPEFTLTHLQATVEAISGQHLHKQNFRRLVEGAELVEATGGTLASTGGRPAALFRFRRQILDERPAPGLKVGGR
- a CDS encoding tyrosine phosphatase family protein; the protein is MTGIVVSPLARIAEMAVRHRCREMVSLLAKGQDFHRPAVIDGTKHLTIGVNDISFAGTGDLVAPQETHVEQIVEFARQWDRARPLLVHCWMGVSRSPAAALIAALAVEPDQDDVVLATRLRVVSPFATPNTRLVEIGDHALSRKGRLIAAVRAIGRGAEADGNAPFLLPLRPEMSMHAG
- a CDS encoding YfbR-like 5'-deoxynucleotidase yields the protein MTNARAWQRMLSGRRLDLLDPSPLDVELADIAHGLARVARWNGQTTGDHAFSVAQHSLLVEEIFRRTNRCSADDCLMALLHDAPEYVIGDMISPFKAVVGGGYKAVENRLESAVHLRFGLPAHTPRELKDRIKKADRVAAYFEATEIAGFSPEEARRFFGQPRGITRETLLIDPLPAIEAQRLFSARFGTLENERAKAKHESVT
- a CDS encoding YgfZ/GcvT domain-containing protein; translated protein: MPKLCLDNRAVIRVSGQDAEALLQGLVTTDIGSLAEGEASPGALLTPQGKIFFEFLISRDGDKFRLETTSDQAEVLLKRLTMYKLRSAVELSLASPAPVTVVFGEERPSGSYRDHRFEKAGTPVFRIYAETAEADATVADLDGLRIAAGVAVAGRDYALQDAFPHDVLMDLNGGLSFRKGCYVGQEVVSRMQHRGSARRRVVIVAGEMALPPTGTSISASGRPIGALGTVRDKAGLAIVRIDKAGEAMAKGEAILAGDVPVMLTLPGWTGLVFPADTDEASA
- a CDS encoding TIGR02301 family protein, producing MTAASLPIRLFLTCVTLALAAAAAAQDAPPAETPPPAVEAKPPPYEQRLLRLAEILGSVHYLRNLCLAKPEDTWRQSMQALIDRETAGEPKRREHMTAAFNRGYRTFASVYSACTESATLAEARYRAEGATLASEIVARFGN
- a CDS encoding NUDIX hydrolase — encoded protein: MMQSQPERASSAILERDGRYLLVRRANPPAAQMYAFPGGRAEAGETPAETALRELAEETGIRGCNPVLFEVYDLPPRRTESRHFLLSVFTVEADAACVAIANDDALDVGWFTPDEIFALPVPKSVRDCVEKLVRIRTTACPE
- a CDS encoding SOS response-associated peptidase; this encodes MCGRFALTATPEVLVELLGLLKVEGFPARFNIAPTQPILVVIATERPEPGSNLPERKALLARWGFTPGWVKDPRSFPLLINARAETVADKAAFRGAMRHRRILVPASGFYEWHRPPRGSRGASQAYWIRPKEGGIVAFAGLMETWSSADGSEVDTAAILTTSANRAVSHVHDRMPVVIQPQDFTRWLDCRRQEPREVADLMVPAAEELFEAIPVSDRVNKVGNMGPELQEEVTPAAGAALETEDPSGDGCGQLSLF